The DNA region TCACTCGTAATTCATCAAAATATCCAGCAGGTAATCCTGAACCAGAAATCCCGCTACTCTCAGGTATCGGTATTCTTTTTTGCGGAAAATGTGGTTCTTTCATGTTCAAATCTGGTTCAAGTGAAAACAAGTACCGTTATATATGTGGTTCAAAAATCGTTCAGGGTAAACCTTGCGGTAAAAAAGGTTTTACGTCATACCAGCTTGAGCACACTGTTTTGCAACTAATCGCTGATCACGTCTGGAACAACCACCAAGAAGATAAAACGGCTTGGTACGAATCTGAGATTGAAAAGGCATCTGAAGCTGTTAAAAAGCTGCTAAAGCTGGCAACTTTGACAGATGACCTCGAAGAATTGGCAGATCAGATTAATGCCAATAAACAGAAAAAAATAACGCTTGAGCGAGAATATCAACAGTACAAAATCAGCCGCTCAGAAATTCAAACTACTGGCTGGGATCAATTCCGAAATTTCGATGTTCATGACACTAAAAACCCTGATCGTAAGCGAATTAGGCTGAAGATAAAGCAAGCTATCAAACGTATTGATTGCTATGACATTGATGGGCGGTATGGTCATTTTGAAGTAACCTTCGCCGACGAGACAAAACAGAGAATCGTGATTAAGTTCAATCGAAACCGATCACCTGGTGTTTCGTATGTAGAAGCACAGACAGTAAATGATCATGACTTACTAAAAATGCAAGGACTTGTGTTGCACTCCTTCATTGATGAACTGATTTCACCTGAAAAATTTGCACAGCATATTAAGGACAAGCATGAAGTCAGCATTCTAAACCCGACGTTTATAACCAAGCTGGAGGATGGTGTAAACCAAAACGAAGGTAATGGATTGGCTATCAAGGTAGCTAGCACTACAAGTAAATCGTATGCAACTGTCAACGGTATTAAATACGAGATTAACTCGCTGGAAGACTTAGAAAAACTTTTACAGTAAATCACTCTCCCCTTGCATACCTGTCAAGGGGAAGCCTACCAACGCCCTCAATAGCCCTATCTCCGTTTCCGTTACATCAAAGCAATCTCGGAATTATACACACCACAATCGATCGTTTTTATAGATTGATTTTACATTATTGATAGGTTTTACAGATCAATGTAAGATCATGATTCTTCGAGTAGTGTTTCTCACTAGCAAGACTCACGGGATGGTGATCTGCCCCCGATGGAGTGCAATAGAAAGAAGGTATCCAGAATGACTATCCTTATAAAAACGTTAAAAATCATGGCATCAGGCGTTGTTCTCATTTCAGCTATAACCGCCGCCTCCAGTACCGTCTATTTCTTGCCAGAGGCGAAATCAGCAGGTGTCGCCAGCAACGACAAAAACGCCCTGATGTTTCTCGGAATGGACAGGGATGTAAATCTGAAGGGAATATGCTTCGCGATAACAAAGCAATCATCCTCGATCGTGCCGCTGGTAGATATCACTGCTACAACTGATAACGGCAGATTCACGATGCACGGACTACGCCCAAAGAATAACGACGATACGAAGGAATTAGTCTGTTCACTTGGTTCAGAAGCTGGGGATTTCTTGACTGGCATTGCGAAGTCAACCACCGTCAACGTGAAACTAGATTTCAATGGCGAGATCCGCAGTTACAGTTTCAACACTACAGAGTTCAGAAAAATACTGACTGCCAATGGTCAAGGAGTGTGGGACAAAGCAGCTAAAGATTATGCTCAGGGAGTTCGTGCACCCATTTTCTATAATAACAACCGCGAAGCCACCAAAAACAATGCAGTAACCTCAAATGTCGATACACACAGTTATAAAGCAAGCGATGAGAAACTAAATTCGGTCTGGAAAAACCTTAGCCCTGAAACTAGAAAACGATTACTCCCTTCCCAAAGAGAATGGATAAAGCAAAAATCCGGTTGCAATAATGAACAGAAATGTCTTACCGACATGACGAAAAACCGTATTCGTGAACTGGAGTCTGAAAATGAAAAATAATGCCCTGACTTTGGTTTTAAAAAACGACTGGATAACTTCGTCTTCTAGTCAAACCTATAACGGAAAATACATGGTTGGACATTTTCACCTGACAGATACGTTTATCGTTGAATATATGAATCTGATACATGGAGTCGAAATACCTGATTCATGGGTCAGCAGCGGCTTCACTAATACATCAGATACCAACACCCGTAAGGTTATGTATATGGAAGGCTGCGGTATGTTATCTAACGATACAATGAATGAGATCCGTAATGCAGTGAAGATTCCGTCTGACGACGTGAAAATTTACCACAATGGTAATAAGATTGTTAAGATAGAATTTATGGAAGATTACAATGAAATCACGAATTGAATATCGCATAAAACAATCAGTCATAACTGTTGCTATCACCTTCAGTTTTTACGTATTTCAGGGGATTGCAATAACTCCATGCCAAGCAAAATCAACTGAAGTAAAACCGACTTTACACGCAAATACTGTTTCTTTACAGCAAATCTCGCAATTATCTAGACCATCTATCATCGATATACTTCCGAGACTTTATACAGCTGAAGAGGTTTATTCACGATTTAAAGAACATGAGTTTAGGGCAACTAACGATTTCAAAAAGTGCCGATTGATGGTTACAGGTAAAATAAAAAAATCGGTACTGTTACATTCAGTAAGAATCCGTTAGTTACATTGTATATTTCTGGTTCAAATGAAGGACTAAAGTTTATTTTTGAAAATACGGATTATAATAACGATAAGGTAGCAAAGTTAAACGTTGGAGATACAGTAATTATTGCAGGATGGAATGCACGTCCTGGAACATTTGAAGGTATTTTTTTAGATGATTCGCAAATCATGACTGGTATGATTTCAAAAAAGAAAAGGCAAATGTTGGCTGTGAATGGTGGAGTCTATGATCGGGAGATTTGTCTTAAGTAACATTATTTATTCTCTTCAAATGCAGGGGCCAAGCCCCTGCATCTTTCTTCAATGGACACTGTACCAAGGGGAATAAAACCTGTAAGGAGCTACATTAGCGTTTTTTTTTATGACATACGACTCGAAATATCGCGACAGAACATTAAAGCAGGACCTGCCCTGCAAAATGACCAATCCCCATCGACAAAAACATAGCCAGTGTACTCCAGAACATAATTCTTATGATCGCCCTGACAGGAGGTGCTTTACCTGCAACAGAGGATATATAACCAAGGACCACCAGTGAAAAAAGGGTGGAAAGGATAATAAACAAAAAAACCTGCTTTGGAGGAGATAACCATGCAACTATTAAAGGTAACACGGCACCAGCAGAAAAACTCAGAGCAGAAAAGACAGCAGCCTGAAGGGGCTGTGCAGAGTTTGTATCCGTCAGCCCAAGTTCTTCACGGGCATGAGCATCCAGAGCATTTCTCGCCATGAGCTGCTCTGCAACCCTATAGGCAAGCACAGGATCCAGTCCACGTTGTATATAAAGTGAAGTCAGTTCCTGCATTTCACCTTCATAATCGGTTTCCAACTCCCTTTTTTCCTGAGCAAGTGCAGCGTTTTCGGTATCAGCCTGAGATGAGACTGAAACATATTCTCCCGTTGCCATCGACATCGCACCAGAAACCAGTCCGGCAACACCAGCAAGTAAAACTCCCGAAGAACTGGTGTTTGCTGACGCAACACCAAGGACAAGGCTTGCTGTCGAAACAATTCCGTCATTTGCCCCCAGTACAGCCGCCCGAAGCCATCCCACTTTTTCGATGCTGTGTCGTTCAAGATGCATATCTTTGCTTTCCTTCAACTACGCACACTAATCGGAATTACGGACATATAAGAATGCCTTGACAGATAATTAAACTATTGTAGTCAATTTTATCCAGCCATTACAGCACACTTTATTAATCATCAATCTATCACACTATTCCGTAACGGAATTTTTCCTTTGGCTACGGATGGTGAGAAATATATGCAGCAACCCCATCGAACCATGCGCCCAGAAATAGGTTTCAATAAATACAGTCAGAAACTTATGCAAATTTAGGACACTTTCTGTCAGCACTGGCGACATTCCAGGAATTGTATTGAGTGCAAACCAGAAACCACCACATGATGCAACGCCCAATAGCGCAAGTACACCAAGCCCCTGGACTAAGGCAGCAATCCCACCAGCATGAGCTTCAGGGAGACGGAATGACATCAGCATTTTGATATCTTCAACCACACCTCGAAAATCAAGAGTCAGCCAAGCAAAATAGTAATGAAATCCTCGTTGTGTTAGCATCCATGCAAGCATGATTAACCCAAGAACAATCAGTGATAATCCAGTGATAACATGGAACCATGTAACGAACCCTGTGAGAGTATAGTCACTGAGAGCATCGCTTTCGGTAAGATTTGAACTAACAATCTGCAATAAAATCAATACAGCTAAGATGATATGAAGCACACGTAGAAATGGTGTGTCTTTGTGAGGGAGAGCATTACGTAAATTTTCATTCATAATTTAGCCACTTTGTTAGGGGTGGTTGACCAAATCAACATGCCTTTTTATTAACGAAACCTTAACTTATCGGAACTAAACAATACTCTTTAATCAGAGAATGGTATCTAAACCTATAGTACATCACATCAGTAATATGAAGAGATTACCATGAAGAAGTGTTTTTCCAGCCAAGAGATCATCAGTATGTTTCAGTGAAGCACGAAGCGGGTATATCCGCCCCGTGCAACATCAATAGGACTTAGCTTATGTTGAGGCAATGTAGCATCGGTAAGCATGTTTGCGACCCCAACATTTTTATATGTACTGAGCAGATAAGATAACGTATTAGAATTTCTTCACCAGGGCATAACTATCCATTCTAATACAAGCAGCTATATCATGTCAGTTCCGGGATATCTTTCCAGCATATCTACTTTCTCCTGATAGTTCCCGGTTCAGTCAACGCCAAGTTTATTATGGTATTTTCTCATCATACTGCCCAGTTTCTGTGCTGCAATTTTCCCAGCGTCAAGACCTTCCTTTTCAGCGGTACTTTCAACAGCAGTTACCTCATCAATCAGAAGTGACATACCTGCAACATACGTTTCCCTGTCATACCCCTCTACCGGGCCGTTCAAGATGGACTCTGCTGTTGATTTCAGATCCTGCATATCTTTCCTGAAAGATGTAACGTCCTCCTCCTTAAGTGCTGCGCGGTAGCTTTTATTCATCATCTTCATGGCATGTTCAACACCGTCAGAACCAGCTATTACACTGGTAGATAAAACAAGGGCTGTTCCTATTATAACACTATGCATAATTTTTCTCATAATAACCCCACATTGTTTACTATCATTTAAAAAAATCACAATCCGAAGACGTAACATTGAGCAAAGAAAATAATTATTTGCCAATTTCCCCGAAGAAAATCAGCATTAAAATTATTGTTTATGATTATTTACACTTCCATAATCAAGGCCACTTACCTCCTTAAAAAAAGGGTCAACATGCGTCATGACATTTAATACATGATGATTATCTAAAACTGATTTCCTGGCTAAAACAGCAATGTCATGCCCTACTTTCACTGATAAATTACCATTAATTTCCAGATGAACATCAACAACAACAAGATCTCCCATTTTACGGGTTTTGAGATCATGGATACCTTCAACTCCAGGCGTTGACAATAATGTGGTTTTTATTTTATTTTCAGTTTCAATATCCACGGATCTGTCCATCAAGTCATGAAGCGAATCTGACATAAATGAATATCCCATTCTGGTTACAATCAGTCCGACAACCATTGCAGCAACTGGGTCGAGTAATTTAAAACCTGATAAGTTCCCAATAATACCAATAGCCACAACCAAAGACGAAGCGGCATCAGAGCGTGCATGCCAGGCATTAGCGACCAGCATAGTGG from Citrobacter amalonaticus Y19 includes:
- a CDS encoding recombinase family protein, which codes for MKPKLYSYVRFSSVKQREGNSLERQQDTALKIAARYNLELDTTAFHDLGMSAFKGKNAHEGKLSEFIKQIGAKVPVGSWLVVENLDRISRDDAWSALDIFKNILSRGIVVVTGMDEKVYKYADVKNNPTDLIISLLMFTRAHDESLTKKNRVEAQARSLIRHNLTRESGTPAKAIESVGQNVWWVDTKSGYVTPHPLYFTAAQKIIELKQNGETLLGIQRYLNEHYPAPKKRVYKDQTGQALTPKTEQWGKHLIRTFLNPTVHGQKTFTLDKRDESGVIIYDSESDEPLKETFIIPDYYPALMSEVDYLTLSKLDRHRAITRNSSKYPAGNPEPEIPLLSGIGILFCGKCGSFMFKSGSSENKYRYICGSKIVQGKPCGKKGFTSYQLEHTVLQLIADHVWNNHQEDKTAWYESEIEKASEAVKKLLKLATLTDDLEELADQINANKQKKITLEREYQQYKISRSEIQTTGWDQFRNFDVHDTKNPDRKRIRLKIKQAIKRIDCYDIDGRYGHFEVTFADETKQRIVIKFNRNRSPGVSYVEAQTVNDHDLLKMQGLVLHSFIDELISPEKFAQHIKDKHEVSILNPTFITKLEDGVNQNEGNGLAIKVASTTSKSYATVNGIKYEINSLEDLEKLLQ
- a CDS encoding lysozyme inhibitor LprI family protein, coding for MTILIKTLKIMASGVVLISAITAASSTVYFLPEAKSAGVASNDKNALMFLGMDRDVNLKGICFAITKQSSSIVPLVDITATTDNGRFTMHGLRPKNNDDTKELVCSLGSEAGDFLTGIAKSTTVNVKLDFNGEIRSYSFNTTEFRKILTANGQGVWDKAAKDYAQGVRAPIFYNNNREATKNNAVTSNVDTHSYKASDEKLNSVWKNLSPETRKRLLPSQREWIKQKSGCNNEQKCLTDMTKNRIRELESENEK
- a CDS encoding VIT family protein, which produces MHLERHSIEKVGWLRAAVLGANDGIVSTASLVLGVASANTSSSGVLLAGVAGLVSGAMSMATGEYVSVSSQADTENAALAQEKRELETDYEGEMQELTSLYIQRGLDPVLAYRVAEQLMARNALDAHAREELGLTDTNSAQPLQAAVFSALSFSAGAVLPLIVAWLSPPKQVFLFIILSTLFSLVVLGYISSVAGKAPPVRAIIRIMFWSTLAMFLSMGIGHFAGQVLL
- a CDS encoding cytochrome b/b6 domain-containing protein codes for the protein MNENLRNALPHKDTPFLRVLHIILAVLILLQIVSSNLTESDALSDYTLTGFVTWFHVITGLSLIVLGLIMLAWMLTQRGFHYYFAWLTLDFRGVVEDIKMLMSFRLPEAHAGGIAALVQGLGVLALLGVASCGGFWFALNTIPGMSPVLTESVLNLHKFLTVFIETYFWAHGSMGLLHIFLTIRSQRKNSVTE
- a CDS encoding cytochrome b562; this translates as MRKIMHSVIIGTALVLSTSVIAGSDGVEHAMKMMNKSYRAALKEEDVTSFRKDMQDLKSTAESILNGPVEGYDRETYVAGMSLLIDEVTAVESTAEKEGLDAGKIAAQKLGSMMRKYHNKLGVD
- a CDS encoding cation diffusion facilitator family transporter; the encoded protein is MQVNKFTDDIDISSHERFIAARKSTWVSVLVNCFLTSGQVITGIFSGSQGLIADGIHSLSDLVSDFVVLIANHKSKKNPDDDHHYGHHRYENGASLILGTILFIVGIGMLWSAVNKMKQPDDIPQVHIVALWVALAALVIKELLFRYMLAVATRVKSTMLVANAWHARSDAASSLVVAIGIIGNLSGFKLLDPVAAMVVGLIVTRMGYSFMSDSLHDLMDRSVDIETENKIKTTLLSTPGVEGIHDLKTRKMGDLVVVDVHLEINGNLSVKVGHDIAVLARKSVLDNHHVLNVMTHVDPFFKEVSGLDYGSVNNHKQ